A region of the Drosophila ananassae strain 14024-0371.13 chromosome XL, ASM1763931v2, whole genome shotgun sequence genome:
acagaaaGAATACTATCTCAGGAATATTATTCAGAAAATATGAGTCTAAAGTATTGAAATTTTTATCTGaaaaatatacttttaaaaagatatattttctttaaaaataaaatccaataatatatcttttttttaactcaTAGACTCTTTAAAGAATCAATTTTTAAGATCTAGACTTCCAAAAATGTAAatcttaaaagaaaaatatttgtttttagttttgttttttctttataattatttaattatttaataaaaactatttctaaGATATACAAGACtttctaaaatatattttttagaaatcataagtttatatatttaatatttaatatttaatatttttttttaataaaaaataactaataCTTTCTCCTCTGTTCGTGGCAAACTACTCTCTCTGCCTCTCAGTCCTTCCCtattactattaaaaaaaatatattttaaaattaaaattaatagtatttaaatttgaaatgttttttggGCAAGGAGGCAGTCCCCTTCTTCCCTTCCCGGTACTCGTAGAGCCcagaattaaaattttttttggatttttttctaTTCTATTTTGAGATTTCCCTGGTTTGTGACGTCAGAGTGGCCATGTGGAGCGCCTACCTTCTTGGAGCGGTCCCTCTGGCGTTCGCCCAGCTGTGTGGCCGCCAGGAGTTCGCTTAGCTGCCGCTCCCGCTCCCCCCGCTCGTACGCCTCCTCCTCGCGCTGCCTCTCCTGCTCCAGCTGCTcatccagctccagctcctcatccacctcctcctcatcctcgtcGCTGAGGCTGCTGCTCTGGGTGCTGCCCTTGCGGGCTAGTGCCACCCGGATACCATTCACGATGCACTCGCCCCCATCCAGGGCGGAGATGGTGGAGCCGCAGTAGTAGAGATTGCTGCAGCTACTGGCGGCACTGACATCCGACTGGCCTTCGTCCTTGGGGCATCCCGGCGTAGCTCCGCCGCCTCCCGATCCCATTCCGAATCCGGCATGGCCATGTCCCGCTTCCAGGGAGCACCGCCGCTCCACACGCGCCCTCTGCAGCCGAAAGTACTCCATCTCCTCCATGCTGATGCCGCAGGCGGTGATGTCGTCCGAGTAGTCGCTGACCACCACCGAGGGGGTGCGCACATATCGCACTCCAGCCGGGAAACCACTAGCGCCCAGCTCGCTGTAGGAGCTCTGGGTGGACTCCCGCCGAGAGCCCGGAGCGGCCACCACTCGCTCCTCGAGCAGCACCTTGGTGGGCACGGCGACGCTGGCGGACCCGGTGGGCGAGGTTAGGGGGGAGTCCGGCAGGGCGGTTGGTTCGGCCAGTGGCAGTAGTGCCGGTCTCAGTGGCAGATCGGTCACCGTCAGGGTCATCCTCCTTTGGGGCGGGGCCACTGGCATGGTGTCCATGCTGCTGTCATCCACTTCCAGTCCCAGGGCCGAGTCACTGCTGGCGCATCGGGTGACCTTGCTCTTCCTCAGACGTGGCGAGAGGCCTcttccacctccacctcctcctcctcctccggttAGATCTTCATTGTCGCTGCTGTAGGGGCTCAGTCCTCCGCCGGTGACATTGCAGCCCTCGTCCGAGGCAGTGGCTCCTGGCAGTGCCTCCTTGGCGGCctcccgctgctgctgctgttgctgctcctgttgGACAATCATGGCCTGGA
Encoded here:
- the LOC123256976 gene encoding uncharacterized protein LOC123256976; the protein is MSACEATVARTVTRTGTVSRKSDAPAFRFDVMPKITKPAEAATSATATATATALTRAASTIEIENKCPEAEATAFSYQRAAKRAAPQKQHCLAAEISGEIAPIETLDLVARSNNPCEDISGSSLALRKARLKADFFGGPSTSLSQQQQQQQQHQKYIKTQTWARTEPHKPVQQLIEQFQAMIVQQEQQQQQQREAAKEALPGATASDEGCNVTGGGLSPYSSDNEDLTGGGGGGGGGRGLSPRLRKSKVTRCASSDSALGLEVDDSSMDTMPVAPPQRRMTLTVTDLPLRPALLPLAEPTALPDSPLTSPTGSASVAVPTKVLLEERVVAAPGSRRESTQSSYSELGASGFPAGVRYVRTPSVVVSDYSDDITACGISMEEMEYFRLQRARVERRCSLEAGHGHAGFGMGSGGGGATPGCPKDEGQSDVSAASSCSNLYYCGSTISALDGGECIVNGIRVALARKGSTQSSSLSDEDEEEVDEELELDEQLEQERQREEEAYERGERERQLSELLAATQLGERQRDRSKKVGAPHGHSDVTNQGNLKIE